The following proteins come from a genomic window of Drosophila sulfurigaster albostrigata strain 15112-1811.04 chromosome X, ASM2355843v2, whole genome shotgun sequence:
- the LOC133847022 gene encoding proton channel OtopLc isoform X12, with protein MQRCPYLHEMRERLLDQPRETLQLENMERANLLDNRQSATESHQLQGDGYHTSPAHQRTPLVPHDLGEDFNLDFDDDFPIDVRRPKNAKTSLFIVTSLVYAILLIVVCIAYVISDVTTHRLPVLYYETFFTYLYGTSILFLLYVFCFLLQESSCCNGGNGGSKPKPQPKEKKSKKTKNADPADSKDAKGSKDSGKAGKGAAYQEAPVDAEVAVTPKNVRKRKTTHSDLTHGSFFLRVGAIAFGLGAMIYIGLEFGSFFEIPFDSPCHHILIGVNPLLQMIFTFMQMYFIFMNARLNIHRFKVIARFGLMHVVATNICVWIRTLVKESLLEITIYHQKREADPDASSIAHSIRQHALRHAGTVLRTHAGPNSEFEVLDGEDLLPKNVYKSDNVLSKLVRNTVDGISKSLGMGGSSSDVTSTALPSTILPTTTTTTTTTRLPYTTPGYQWHSTTMARKLKKFITSTTAATSTVGSSSSSSSSSSTAFPSTISTSTMTTSTTIASNSPSSSIPFDLSTTSESPFSGLQRILSSAASAASSSSSTPIDVADSTLPAAANADGGAGAGSVSSFLNNLAAASTPSTAATAATATAAAAVSSSTEGAVNIMNNLFGPGMENSFQTYSDLSHDEASAGGGLVAFENLESLDSIYPAALSSNIGTLNSTACGRIDIMGTIVYDSAPYLYPFIIEYSLIGAVVLYVMWKHIGRYPGRMNDEDLEHRLEVMLSRRAVAMAQQARSGRVDCVGSSKGLFFGLLLLVGALICLILFFVLVRHQQFSLLAIYLADASHCILMAFAILAIIIGFIRVKNLKFRCEEQSNLNDILLRISAFGLFTYSVFSIIAGSLKVLESEPSLLVTTTGGVAVFQVILQLLFIADVSRRRVHLPEHDRSKPGRQIVTFLLICNVAMFAIYTFEAQKVFANPVQLEFYGFVPWSIIQRITLPLCIFHRFHSAVTLAEIWKTTYKARLE; from the exons ATGCAGCGTTGTCCGTATCTGCATGAGATGCGAGAACGTCTATTGGATCAGCCAAGAGAAACATTACAACTCGAGAATATGGAGCGAGCCAATTTGCTGGACAATCGCCAATCGGCAACCGAGTCGCATCAG ctgcaaGGAGATGGATACCATACAAGTCCAGCTCATCAGCGCACACCGTTAGTGCCACATGATCTGGGCGAGGATTTCAATTTGGATTTCGATGATGACTTTCCGATCGATGTGCGACGACCAAAAAATGCCAA GACATCGCTCTTCATTGTGACCAGCCTGGTGTATGCGATCCTCTTGATAGTCGTCTGCATTGCGTATGTGATCAGCGATGTGACCACACACCGACTGCCGGTGCTCTACTACGAGACGTTCTTCACGTACCTCTACGGCACCAGCATACTCTTCCTGTTGTACGTCTTTTGTTTCCTGCTGCAGG AGAGCTCTTGCTGTAATGGCGGCAATGGCGGCAGCAAACCGAAACCACAGCCCAAGGAGAAGAAATCGAAGAAAACGAAGAATGCAGATCCAGCCGATTCGAAGGATGCGAAAGGCTCTAAGGACTCTGGCAAAGCTGGCAAAGGCGCCGCATATCAG GAAGCACCCGTGGATGCCGAGGTGGCCGTCACCCCGAAGAATGTACGCAAACGGAAGACCACGCACAGCGATCTCACGCACGGAAGTTTCTTTTTGCGCGTCGGTGCCATCG CTTTTGGACTTGGCGCAATGATCTACATTGGATTGGAGTTTGGATCGTTCTTTGAGATACCATTCGATTCGCCATGCCATCACATACTGATCGGTGTCAATCCCCTGCTCCAGATGATCTTCACCTTCATGCAGATGTACTTTATATTCATGAATGCACGG CTCAACATCCATCGCTTCAAGGTGATCGCTCGCTTTGGTCTAATGCATGTGGTGGCGACCAACATTTGTGTGTGGATACGCACGCTGGTCAAGGAATCGCTGCTCGAGATCACGATCTATCATCAGAAGCGCGAAGCTGATCCCGATGCCTCGTCGATCGCTCATTCGATACGCCAGCATGCGTTGCGTCACGCTGGCACCGTGCTCCGCACCCATGCCGGACCGAACAGTGAGTTCGAGGTGCTCGATGGCGAGGATCTGTTGCCCAAGAATGTGTACAAGAGTGACAATGTGCTATCGAAGCTGGTGCGCAACACTGTCGATGGCATCTCGAAGAGTTTGGGCAtgggaggcagcagcagcgatgtgACCAGCACCGCGTTGCCCAGCACAAtattgccaacaacaacaacaacaacgaccacaACACGATTGCCATACACAACACCTGGCTATCAATGGCACAGCACTACTATGGCCCGCAAGCTGAAGAAGTTTATCACTAGCACCACGGCTGCGACAAGCACCGTgggttcgagttcgagttcgagttcaaGTTCGAGCACCGCATTCCCCAGCACGATCAGCACCAGCACCATGACCACAAGCACCACCATCGCCAGCAACagccccagcagcagcattccATTCGACCTAAGCACGACCAGTGAATCACCCTTCAGTGGCCTGCAGCGCATCCTATCGAGCGCTGCATCCGCCGCCTCATCATCCAGTTCAACGCCCATCGATGTGGCCGATAGCACGTTGCCCGCTGCTGCCAATGCCGATGGCGGTGCCGGTGCCGGCAGCGTTTCGTCATTCCTCAACAATTTGGCCGCCGCCTCAACGCCCAGCACAGCGGCAACAGCCGCAACCGCcacagcagccgccgccgtcagcagcagcactgaGGGTGCTGTCAACATTATGAACAATCTCTTTGGTCCCGGCATGGAGAATAGCTTCCAAACGTATTCGGATCTGTCGCACGATGAGGCCAGTGCTGGTGGCGGATTGGTGGCATTCGAGAATCTAGAGAGTCTGGACAGCATCTATCCGGCGGCGTTGTCTTCCAACATTGGCACACTCAATTCCACCGCCTGCGGTCGCATTGATATTATGGGCACGATTGTTTACGATTCGGCGCCGTATCTGTATCCATTCATCATTGAGTATTCGTTAATTGGCGCGGTGGTGTTGTATGTCATGTGGAAGCACATCGGTCGCTATCCGGGACGCATGAACGATGAGGATCTGGAGCATCGGCTCGAGGTGATGCTGTCGCGTCGCGCCGTTGCCATGGCGCAGCAGGCACGCTCCGGTCGCGTCGATTGCGTTGGCTCGTCGAAGGGTCTGTTCTTTggtctgttgctgttggtcgGCGCACTCATTTGCTTGATACTCTTCTTCGTCTTGGTGCGTCATCAGCAGTTCTCGCTGTTGGCCATTTATCTCGCCGATGCCAGTCACTGCATCCTCATGGCCTTTGCCATACTCGCCATCATCATTGGATTCATCAG AGTCAAGAACTTGAAATTCCGCTGCGAGGAGCAATCGAATTTGAATGACATTTTGCTGCGCATCTCGGCCTTTGGCCTGTTCACCTATTCGGTGTTCAGCATCATTGCCGGCAGCCTCAAGGTGCTGGAGAGTGAGCCCAGCCTGCTGGTGACGACCACGGGCGGTGTTGCCGTCTTCCAGGTGAttcttcagctgctgttcATTGCCGATGTGTCGCGTCGTCGCGTCCACTTGCCGGAGCACGATCGCAGCAAGCCGGGACGCCAGATCGTTACCTTCCTTCTCATCTGCAATGTGGCCATGTTTGCCATCTACACATTCGAAGCTCAAAAAGTATTCGCCAATCCT GTGCAACTGGAGTTCTATGGCTTTGTGCCTTGGTCGATCATTCAGCGCATCACACTGCCCCTGTGCATTTTCCATCGCTTCCACAGCGCCGTGACACTTGCCGAGATCTGGAAGACCACCTACAAGGCGCGATTGGAGTAA
- the LOC133847022 gene encoding proton channel OtopLc isoform X14: MGGGEVKVATVDVEGGDNMATLPVSRSHTAGSTDSAEKNNAANKEMELKNVMPQPLQRTSLFIVTSLVYAILLIVVCIAYVISDVTTHRLPVLYYETFFTYLYGTSILFLLYVFCFLLQESSCCNGGNGGSKPKPQPKEKKSKKTKNADPADSKDAKGSKDSGKAGKGAAYQEAPVDAEVAVTPKNVRKRKTTHSDLTHGSFFLRVGAIAFGLGAMIYIGLEFGSFFEIPFDSPCHHILIGVNPLLQMIFTFMQMYFIFMNARLNIHRFKVIARFGLMHVVATNICVWIRTLVKESLLEITIYHQKREADPDASSIAHSIRQHALRHAGTVLRTHAGPNSEFEVLDGEDLLPKNVYKSDNVLSKLVRNTVDGISKSLGMGGSSSDVTSTALPSTILPTTTTTTTTTRLPYTTPGYQWHSTTMARKLKKFITSTTAATSTVGSSSSSSSSSSTAFPSTISTSTMTTSTTIASNSPSSSIPFDLSTTSESPFSGLQRILSSAASAASSSSSTPIDVADSTLPAAANADGGAGAGSVSSFLNNLAAASTPSTAATAATATAAAAVSSSTEGAVNIMNNLFGPGMENSFQTYSDLSHDEASAGGGLVAFENLESLDSIYPAALSSNIGTLNSTACGRIDIMGTIVYDSAPYLYPFIIEYSLIGAVVLYVMWKHIGRYPGRMNDEDLEHRLEVMLSRRAVAMAQQARSGRVDCVGSSKGLFFGLLLLVGALICLILFFVLVRHQQFSLLAIYLADASHCILMAFAILAIIIGFIRVKNLKFRCEEQSNLNDILLRISAFGLFTYSVFSIIAGSLKVLESEPSLLVTTTGGVAVFQVILQLLFIADVSRRRVHLPEHDRSKPGRQIVTFLLICNVAMFAIYTFEAQKVFANPVQLEFYGFVPWSIIQRITLPLCIFHRFHSAVTLAEIWKTTYKARLE; the protein is encoded by the exons ATGGGCGGCGGTGAAGTGAAGGTCGCTACCGTCGACGTTGAGGGCGGCGACAATATGGCAACTCTGCCGGTGTCCCGCTCCCATACCGCCGGCAGCACCGACAGCGCCGAGAAGAACAATGCGGCCAACAAGGAAATGGAGCTGAAGAATGTTATGCCACAGCCGTTGCAAAG GACATCGCTCTTCATTGTGACCAGCCTGGTGTATGCGATCCTCTTGATAGTCGTCTGCATTGCGTATGTGATCAGCGATGTGACCACACACCGACTGCCGGTGCTCTACTACGAGACGTTCTTCACGTACCTCTACGGCACCAGCATACTCTTCCTGTTGTACGTCTTTTGTTTCCTGCTGCAGG AGAGCTCTTGCTGTAATGGCGGCAATGGCGGCAGCAAACCGAAACCACAGCCCAAGGAGAAGAAATCGAAGAAAACGAAGAATGCAGATCCAGCCGATTCGAAGGATGCGAAAGGCTCTAAGGACTCTGGCAAAGCTGGCAAAGGCGCCGCATATCAG GAAGCACCCGTGGATGCCGAGGTGGCCGTCACCCCGAAGAATGTACGCAAACGGAAGACCACGCACAGCGATCTCACGCACGGAAGTTTCTTTTTGCGCGTCGGTGCCATCG CTTTTGGACTTGGCGCAATGATCTACATTGGATTGGAGTTTGGATCGTTCTTTGAGATACCATTCGATTCGCCATGCCATCACATACTGATCGGTGTCAATCCCCTGCTCCAGATGATCTTCACCTTCATGCAGATGTACTTTATATTCATGAATGCACGG CTCAACATCCATCGCTTCAAGGTGATCGCTCGCTTTGGTCTAATGCATGTGGTGGCGACCAACATTTGTGTGTGGATACGCACGCTGGTCAAGGAATCGCTGCTCGAGATCACGATCTATCATCAGAAGCGCGAAGCTGATCCCGATGCCTCGTCGATCGCTCATTCGATACGCCAGCATGCGTTGCGTCACGCTGGCACCGTGCTCCGCACCCATGCCGGACCGAACAGTGAGTTCGAGGTGCTCGATGGCGAGGATCTGTTGCCCAAGAATGTGTACAAGAGTGACAATGTGCTATCGAAGCTGGTGCGCAACACTGTCGATGGCATCTCGAAGAGTTTGGGCAtgggaggcagcagcagcgatgtgACCAGCACCGCGTTGCCCAGCACAAtattgccaacaacaacaacaacaacgaccacaACACGATTGCCATACACAACACCTGGCTATCAATGGCACAGCACTACTATGGCCCGCAAGCTGAAGAAGTTTATCACTAGCACCACGGCTGCGACAAGCACCGTgggttcgagttcgagttcgagttcaaGTTCGAGCACCGCATTCCCCAGCACGATCAGCACCAGCACCATGACCACAAGCACCACCATCGCCAGCAACagccccagcagcagcattccATTCGACCTAAGCACGACCAGTGAATCACCCTTCAGTGGCCTGCAGCGCATCCTATCGAGCGCTGCATCCGCCGCCTCATCATCCAGTTCAACGCCCATCGATGTGGCCGATAGCACGTTGCCCGCTGCTGCCAATGCCGATGGCGGTGCCGGTGCCGGCAGCGTTTCGTCATTCCTCAACAATTTGGCCGCCGCCTCAACGCCCAGCACAGCGGCAACAGCCGCAACCGCcacagcagccgccgccgtcagcagcagcactgaGGGTGCTGTCAACATTATGAACAATCTCTTTGGTCCCGGCATGGAGAATAGCTTCCAAACGTATTCGGATCTGTCGCACGATGAGGCCAGTGCTGGTGGCGGATTGGTGGCATTCGAGAATCTAGAGAGTCTGGACAGCATCTATCCGGCGGCGTTGTCTTCCAACATTGGCACACTCAATTCCACCGCCTGCGGTCGCATTGATATTATGGGCACGATTGTTTACGATTCGGCGCCGTATCTGTATCCATTCATCATTGAGTATTCGTTAATTGGCGCGGTGGTGTTGTATGTCATGTGGAAGCACATCGGTCGCTATCCGGGACGCATGAACGATGAGGATCTGGAGCATCGGCTCGAGGTGATGCTGTCGCGTCGCGCCGTTGCCATGGCGCAGCAGGCACGCTCCGGTCGCGTCGATTGCGTTGGCTCGTCGAAGGGTCTGTTCTTTggtctgttgctgttggtcgGCGCACTCATTTGCTTGATACTCTTCTTCGTCTTGGTGCGTCATCAGCAGTTCTCGCTGTTGGCCATTTATCTCGCCGATGCCAGTCACTGCATCCTCATGGCCTTTGCCATACTCGCCATCATCATTGGATTCATCAG AGTCAAGAACTTGAAATTCCGCTGCGAGGAGCAATCGAATTTGAATGACATTTTGCTGCGCATCTCGGCCTTTGGCCTGTTCACCTATTCGGTGTTCAGCATCATTGCCGGCAGCCTCAAGGTGCTGGAGAGTGAGCCCAGCCTGCTGGTGACGACCACGGGCGGTGTTGCCGTCTTCCAGGTGAttcttcagctgctgttcATTGCCGATGTGTCGCGTCGTCGCGTCCACTTGCCGGAGCACGATCGCAGCAAGCCGGGACGCCAGATCGTTACCTTCCTTCTCATCTGCAATGTGGCCATGTTTGCCATCTACACATTCGAAGCTCAAAAAGTATTCGCCAATCCT GTGCAACTGGAGTTCTATGGCTTTGTGCCTTGGTCGATCATTCAGCGCATCACACTGCCCCTGTGCATTTTCCATCGCTTCCACAGCGCCGTGACACTTGCCGAGATCTGGAAGACCACCTACAAGGCGCGATTGGAGTAA
- the LOC133847022 gene encoding proton channel OtopLc isoform X7 has protein sequence MQRCPYLHEMRERLLDQPRETLQLENMERANLLDNRQSATESHQLQGDGYHTSPAHQRTPLVPHDLGEDFNLDFDDDFPIDVRRPKNAKVCYTFKPNPNKHSFMPAKITVQGTYQTNPITGPIELWTSLFIVTSLVYAILLIVVCIAYVISDVTTHRLPVLYYETFFTYLYGTSILFLLYVFCFLLQESSCCNGGNGGSKPKPQPKEKKSKKTKNADPADSKDAKGSKDSGKAGKGAAYQEAPVDAEVAVTPKNVRKRKTTHSDLTHGSFFLRVGAIAFGLGAMIYIGLEFGSFFEIPFDSPCHHILIGVNPLLQMIFTFMQMYFIFMNARTRPPFQLNIHRFKVIARFGLMHVVATNICVWIRTLVKESLLEITIYHQKREADPDASSIAHSIRQHALRHAGTVLRTHAGPNSEFEVLDGEDLLPKNVYKSDNVLSKLVRNTVDGISKSLGMGGSSSDVTSTALPSTILPTTTTTTTTTRLPYTTPGYQWHSTTMARKLKKFITSTTAATSTVGSSSSSSSSSSTAFPSTISTSTMTTSTTIASNSPSSSIPFDLSTTSESPFSGLQRILSSAASAASSSSSTPIDVADSTLPAAANADGGAGAGSVSSFLNNLAAASTPSTAATAATATAAAAVSSSTEGAVNIMNNLFGPGMENSFQTYSDLSHDEASAGGGLVAFENLESLDSIYPAALSSNIGTLNSTACGRIDIMGTIVYDSAPYLYPFIIEYSLIGAVVLYVMWKHIGRYPGRMNDEDLEHRLEVMLSRRAVAMAQQARSGRVDCVGSSKGLFFGLLLLVGALICLILFFVLVRHQQFSLLAIYLADASHCILMAFAILAIIIGFIRVKNLKFRCEEQSNLNDILLRISAFGLFTYSVFSIIAGSLKVLESEPSLLVTTTGGVAVFQVILQLLFIADVSRRRVHLPEHDRSKPGRQIVTFLLICNVAMFAIYTFEAQKVFANPVSRYVQLEFYGFVPWSIIQRITLPLCIFHRFHSAVTLAEIWKTTYKARLE, from the exons ATGCAGCGTTGTCCGTATCTGCATGAGATGCGAGAACGTCTATTGGATCAGCCAAGAGAAACATTACAACTCGAGAATATGGAGCGAGCCAATTTGCTGGACAATCGCCAATCGGCAACCGAGTCGCATCAG ctgcaaGGAGATGGATACCATACAAGTCCAGCTCATCAGCGCACACCGTTAGTGCCACATGATCTGGGCGAGGATTTCAATTTGGATTTCGATGATGACTTTCCGATCGATGTGCGACGACCAAAAAATGCCAA GGTTTGCTACACGTTCAAGCCAAATCCAAATAAGCACAGTTTTATGCCAGCGAAAATAACGGTGCAGGGCACATATCAAACCAATCCGATAACGGGACCAATCGAACTATG GACATCGCTCTTCATTGTGACCAGCCTGGTGTATGCGATCCTCTTGATAGTCGTCTGCATTGCGTATGTGATCAGCGATGTGACCACACACCGACTGCCGGTGCTCTACTACGAGACGTTCTTCACGTACCTCTACGGCACCAGCATACTCTTCCTGTTGTACGTCTTTTGTTTCCTGCTGCAGG AGAGCTCTTGCTGTAATGGCGGCAATGGCGGCAGCAAACCGAAACCACAGCCCAAGGAGAAGAAATCGAAGAAAACGAAGAATGCAGATCCAGCCGATTCGAAGGATGCGAAAGGCTCTAAGGACTCTGGCAAAGCTGGCAAAGGCGCCGCATATCAG GAAGCACCCGTGGATGCCGAGGTGGCCGTCACCCCGAAGAATGTACGCAAACGGAAGACCACGCACAGCGATCTCACGCACGGAAGTTTCTTTTTGCGCGTCGGTGCCATCG CTTTTGGACTTGGCGCAATGATCTACATTGGATTGGAGTTTGGATCGTTCTTTGAGATACCATTCGATTCGCCATGCCATCACATACTGATCGGTGTCAATCCCCTGCTCCAGATGATCTTCACCTTCATGCAGATGTACTTTATATTCATGAATGCACGG ACTAGGCCACCATTTCAG CTCAACATCCATCGCTTCAAGGTGATCGCTCGCTTTGGTCTAATGCATGTGGTGGCGACCAACATTTGTGTGTGGATACGCACGCTGGTCAAGGAATCGCTGCTCGAGATCACGATCTATCATCAGAAGCGCGAAGCTGATCCCGATGCCTCGTCGATCGCTCATTCGATACGCCAGCATGCGTTGCGTCACGCTGGCACCGTGCTCCGCACCCATGCCGGACCGAACAGTGAGTTCGAGGTGCTCGATGGCGAGGATCTGTTGCCCAAGAATGTGTACAAGAGTGACAATGTGCTATCGAAGCTGGTGCGCAACACTGTCGATGGCATCTCGAAGAGTTTGGGCAtgggaggcagcagcagcgatgtgACCAGCACCGCGTTGCCCAGCACAAtattgccaacaacaacaacaacaacgaccacaACACGATTGCCATACACAACACCTGGCTATCAATGGCACAGCACTACTATGGCCCGCAAGCTGAAGAAGTTTATCACTAGCACCACGGCTGCGACAAGCACCGTgggttcgagttcgagttcgagttcaaGTTCGAGCACCGCATTCCCCAGCACGATCAGCACCAGCACCATGACCACAAGCACCACCATCGCCAGCAACagccccagcagcagcattccATTCGACCTAAGCACGACCAGTGAATCACCCTTCAGTGGCCTGCAGCGCATCCTATCGAGCGCTGCATCCGCCGCCTCATCATCCAGTTCAACGCCCATCGATGTGGCCGATAGCACGTTGCCCGCTGCTGCCAATGCCGATGGCGGTGCCGGTGCCGGCAGCGTTTCGTCATTCCTCAACAATTTGGCCGCCGCCTCAACGCCCAGCACAGCGGCAACAGCCGCAACCGCcacagcagccgccgccgtcagcagcagcactgaGGGTGCTGTCAACATTATGAACAATCTCTTTGGTCCCGGCATGGAGAATAGCTTCCAAACGTATTCGGATCTGTCGCACGATGAGGCCAGTGCTGGTGGCGGATTGGTGGCATTCGAGAATCTAGAGAGTCTGGACAGCATCTATCCGGCGGCGTTGTCTTCCAACATTGGCACACTCAATTCCACCGCCTGCGGTCGCATTGATATTATGGGCACGATTGTTTACGATTCGGCGCCGTATCTGTATCCATTCATCATTGAGTATTCGTTAATTGGCGCGGTGGTGTTGTATGTCATGTGGAAGCACATCGGTCGCTATCCGGGACGCATGAACGATGAGGATCTGGAGCATCGGCTCGAGGTGATGCTGTCGCGTCGCGCCGTTGCCATGGCGCAGCAGGCACGCTCCGGTCGCGTCGATTGCGTTGGCTCGTCGAAGGGTCTGTTCTTTggtctgttgctgttggtcgGCGCACTCATTTGCTTGATACTCTTCTTCGTCTTGGTGCGTCATCAGCAGTTCTCGCTGTTGGCCATTTATCTCGCCGATGCCAGTCACTGCATCCTCATGGCCTTTGCCATACTCGCCATCATCATTGGATTCATCAG AGTCAAGAACTTGAAATTCCGCTGCGAGGAGCAATCGAATTTGAATGACATTTTGCTGCGCATCTCGGCCTTTGGCCTGTTCACCTATTCGGTGTTCAGCATCATTGCCGGCAGCCTCAAGGTGCTGGAGAGTGAGCCCAGCCTGCTGGTGACGACCACGGGCGGTGTTGCCGTCTTCCAGGTGAttcttcagctgctgttcATTGCCGATGTGTCGCGTCGTCGCGTCCACTTGCCGGAGCACGATCGCAGCAAGCCGGGACGCCAGATCGTTACCTTCCTTCTCATCTGCAATGTGGCCATGTTTGCCATCTACACATTCGAAGCTCAAAAAGTATTCGCCAATCCTGTAAGTAGATAT GTGCAACTGGAGTTCTATGGCTTTGTGCCTTGGTCGATCATTCAGCGCATCACACTGCCCCTGTGCATTTTCCATCGCTTCCACAGCGCCGTGACACTTGCCGAGATCTGGAAGACCACCTACAAGGCGCGATTGGAGTAA